From Argopecten irradians isolate NY chromosome 2, Ai_NY, whole genome shotgun sequence, the proteins below share one genomic window:
- the LOC138316558 gene encoding uncharacterized protein yields MGTTAVGRQGLGASKTTLWKKADVVERRTLVQKEIRSGEEERRQTKAVELGVQGAWTRWDTEPRVLSWTEIWKYPQFQLQFFLRSVYDVLPTPANLHRWDLAETPDCPLCVQRGTLQHILTSCHVALAQGRYTWRHNEVLRELADILEKERKNTGPINQGPFIHR; encoded by the coding sequence ATGGGGACAACCGCTGTCGGGAGGCAGGGCCTTGGAGCATCTAAAACCACTCTCTGGAAGAAAGCAGATGTCGTAGAGAGGCGAACATTGGTACAGAAGGAGATAAGAAGTGGTGAAGAAGAAAGAAGACAGACTAAAGCAGTGGAACTGGGCGTCCAGGGGGCCTGGACAAGGTGGGACACAGAACCACGTGTACTATCATGGACAGAGATCTGGAAGTATCCGCAATTCCAACTGCAATTTTTCCTCCGTTCTGTGTATGATGTACTACCAACACCAGCAAATCTCCATAGATGGGACCTTGCAGAAACACCAGACTGCCCTCTGTGTGTGCAGAGAGGAACTCTCCAACATATACTCACCTCCTGTCATGTGGCCTTAGCACAGGGAAGATATACATGGCGCCACAACGAAGTCCTAAGGGAGCTGGCAGATATTTTAGAGAAAGAACGCAAGAACACAGGTCCAATCAACCAAGGTCCATTCATACACAGATAA